A window from Deltaproteobacteria bacterium encodes these proteins:
- a CDS encoding exosortase-associated EpsI family protein produces MYRQQFYIIANFLMVLDTVIVIFTGYVAYSVTKRRTDGALVRLEMPLREGQDVGAAQAVIDAFITEFMPVLDDYIPGRDTGPRRKNIYRSPVPDEF; encoded by the coding sequence ATGTATCGCCAGCAATTTTATATAATCGCCAATTTCCTGATGGTGCTCGACACCGTCATCGTTATTTTCACGGGGTACGTGGCGTATTCCGTTACAAAGAGACGCACAGACGGGGCTCTGGTTCGCCTGGAAATGCCCTTAAGGGAAGGTCAGGATGTGGGAGCTGCCCAAGCTGTGATAGATGCGTTCATCACGGAGTTTATGCCCGTGCTGGATGATTACATTCCAGGCAGGGACACCGGTCCCCGTCGGAAGAACATATACAGAAGCCCGGTTCCTGATGAATTCTAG
- a CDS encoding type II toxin-antitoxin system Phd/YefM family antitoxin encodes MKTLTVGELKARFSEALGQLRKGQEIAISYGKKREKVAVLLPYSRYRAKPERVLGLLKNRGRCVIHDDFKLTDEQMLTS; translated from the coding sequence ATGAAAACACTAACTGTGGGCGAGCTAAAGGCCAGGTTTTCTGAAGCACTTGGACAACTTAGAAAAGGCCAGGAAATTGCCATCAGCTACGGCAAGAAACGAGAAAAGGTTGCCGTCCTTTTACCCTATTCACGTTATCGCGCAAAACCAGAAAGAGTTTTAGGGTTACTCAAGAACCGGGGCCGGTGTGTCATCCATGACGATTTCAAACTGACTGACGAGCAAATGCTCACATCATGA
- a CDS encoding type II toxin-antitoxin system VapC family toxin: MNYLLDTHTFLWCLFAPDQLSKSAAQEITSPDNDVSISVITLWEVSLKYALGKLELEGVEPEELPESAEKMGVDILPISALDAASFHKLPRLEHKDPFDRLLIWQAIQQKMVLISKDSQFEKYSKFGLKRYW; this comes from the coding sequence ATGAACTATTTGCTGGACACTCATACTTTTCTGTGGTGCCTTTTCGCCCCGGACCAATTGAGCAAGTCGGCGGCACAAGAGATAACGTCGCCTGATAATGACGTATCTATAAGTGTGATAACTCTGTGGGAGGTTTCTCTCAAGTATGCACTGGGAAAACTGGAGCTGGAAGGAGTAGAACCTGAAGAACTGCCTGAAAGTGCAGAGAAAATGGGTGTTGACATTCTTCCCATAAGCGCTTTAGACGCGGCCAGTTTCCACAAACTACCGCGGCTTGAGCATAAAGACCCTTTCGATCGACTCCTTATCTGGCAAGCCATTCAACAGAAGATGGTCCTGATTTCCAAAGATTCCCAATTTGAAAAGTATAGCAAGTTTGGGCTCAAACGGTATTG